Proteins from one Mercurialis annua linkage group LG7, ddMerAnnu1.2, whole genome shotgun sequence genomic window:
- the LOC126655284 gene encoding transcription factor bHLH18-like, translating to MDIATWFSGQDLEDYKLIHEYHINTIAELTTKNMANTLSDNNNNLQPSFSSDESHSSCPNPSVEISFERPNKLHKTNSWSSNITTADLHHSPRSSPTGQLLSFENPKIISSPSLKSQQSNFMNVESIIKPKDEAVSPTNVLFRPVISKSDYEMKDNNKRSCSMTRTLAHGQDHILAERKRREKLSQRFIALSALVPDLKKMDKASVLGDAIKYVKELQGRVKALEEQTKKKTMESIVIVKRTQLSADSTSSSSCYESFDGVSDTTLPEIEARVSNKDILIRIHCEKQNGLVPKILHEIENIHHLSVINTSILAFGDSTLDITIIARMDAEYSMTLKDLVKNLRVAFLKIM from the exons ATGGATATAGCTACATGGTTTTCTGGCCAG GATTTGGAAGATTACAAGCTGATCCATGAATATCATATCAACACAATTGCTGAATTGACCACAAAAAACATGGCAAATACACTTtcagataataataataatcttcagCCATCTTTCTCTTCTGATGAGAGCCATTCTTCATGCCCTAATCCTTCAGTTGAAATAAGTTTTGAAAGACCTAATAAACTTCATAAAACCAACAGCTGGAGCTCAAACATTACTACTGCTGATCTGCACCATTCACCAAGATCTTCTCCTACTGGCCAGCTTCTGTCTTTTGAAAACCCTAAAATTATTTCTTCGCCATCTTTGAAATCCCAGCAGTCCAATTTCATGAATGTTGAATCCATTATTAAGCCAAAAGATGAAGCTGTGTCTCCAACAAATGTTCTCTTTCGACCGGTGATTTCGAAATCGGATTACGAAATGAAGGACAATAACAAAAGATCTTGTTCCATGACCAGAACTCTAGCTCATGGTCAAGATCATATTTTGGCCGAAAGAAAGAGGAGAGAAAAGCTTAGCCAGAGGTTTATTGCTCTTTCAGCCCTTGTTCCAGACCTAAAGAAg ATGGACAAAGCTTCTGTTCTTGGAGATGCAATCAAATATGTGAAAGAACTTCAAGGACGAGTAAAAgctcttgaagaacagaccaaAAAGAAAACTATGGAATCAATTGTTATAGTTAAGAGGACTCAACTCTCTGCTGACTCaacatcatcatcttcatgTTATGAGAGCTTTGATGGTGTCTCCGATACCACCCTTCCGGAGATTGAAGCTCGAGTATCGAATAAAGATATACTCATTCGAATCCATTGTGAGAAACAAAACGGACTTGTTCCCAAAATATTACATGAAATAGAAAATATTCATCATTTATCTGTCATCAACACCAGCATTTTGGCCTTTGGAGATTCCACACTTGACATCACCATTATTGCTCGG